taaagaataaaaattaaaccgTGTGCCCAAACTCGCGAACGAACAACCATCGAATAGTTTCAAACTTTAGTATAACAAaacgtaaaaattgaaaatatgctGCGGCGTTTCGTGAATTTGGGCGCATAGCTGCGTTTcttcgaatttaaaaataaattatccatCGGATAAAGagattaatttgaaaaaaaaacgaatgatctagtttaaaaatataaggGAGAAGTGAACAACTAAAAACAATTCATATGCCATACTACATCACGTGTATATCAATATGTTTAGCACCGTTTTTACTACTGCCCAAGTGAGTTTGTGAAtcggaggtgaaaaaaaaaaaaaaaaaaagaagaaatatatgtgtataattattgtctAATATTATGATAACAGTAACATTGATAATTATATAATGTTGTATAGTATTATACGTTGGGCGTAAGTAACTTTATAGGTACGGGACAGAAGACGAACGAGTTTGTAGATTGCAATTTTTAAGTTCCCACGAGGTAATAGTcaagataataattataacgataatgataataataatattaatattaataactgATAATTATCGTTAACTCAATCAATTGTTATAAAAGTAGGACCTAGACTTTTGCATGTATATTTGGTGTTTAGGGACAAAGTATTAACACTAAAATAATAACACTTTCTATCATCAAAATCTAGGTAGTTATGTAATAACACACGTGCATAAatacgtattattataataattcactGCAGACACACAATCAGACGATATATAGATTCATTATACTACTTTATTAACAAAGAAAagacatttaaaaaaatacatacgcACATTATGCAATTTTGTATACCTACCGTAGTAGAGCCGTTAAAATGCTGCATAGATATTTTataagaatgaaacaaaaataaaataaataaatcaataatcTATGAAGGAATTAATTCGTTGTATGCTTACAGATACTCGCACGACACATCAAAATTCCTCGaattattgataaatattttttcggatttttgaatgaaaattattcgtgTTTGATTTGAtccttatttcttttcttgttatttttacCAATCAACGAGATCGAGAGACTTGTTTCAAATGATACTCTGTCGGATGTGAAATTCTTGGTTATctgtaaagtttgaaaattttgtcaaacatCGTGTCATTTTGAGAATAATCGGTGCATGTGCAACTAACTCTCTGTGAAAATCAGTCCCCCGTTCATTGCACGAGAATTCTCTTTCGTGAAAAGTTACGAGAGCCTTACAATCGAAGTGAAACTCATATTCTCATTTCTGAATCTTACGACGATTAGGTAGTTTTATCAGAAATTGTTGCATTCGTTGATTTCTCTGTAACCACCATGAATTTCTCGCGACCGAtgaattggaataaattttaggaAATCTAAAAAAACAGTTCTTTTATATCGTTCCGTAAACGTTGCGATATTAAATTTCACGGATTGGTCTGAAAGAAGGCTGCGCCAAGCTCGATTGAAGTCGATATGACGAGACAAAACCTATATAAGTATTtacacatacgtacgtatgccTATGCGTATACCTAGTATATAACCGGTTTACCCGTTCTAAAATCGGTCAATGATCTCAGTGTGCCGATCGTGAAATGaggtacgtatgtacattAAATCCGTACAGCATCAAACCGTCGATGATATTCGCTGaccgatcaattttttttgccacgttaaaataaatattcaccaATATTTTCGTAGTTTGACAAATAATAATCCACGATAAACTACAGATACTTACCTTCGAGTTGTATTATCGTAGGTCGATTGTGTTCTATAGGAGCAAGTCATTTCCCCATTATCGGGAACCAATTATACATCTCACGGTgaagtgaaaactttttcatcatAGTTCTACTTGacatatgaaaattaaaaacgttTTCGCGCAGTGTTTGTCTGATTAGCAGAATACTTTCAACGATATTCGTCGGAAGCATTAGTCCGGGTTGCGAAAAAATAAAGCGAGTCAAAATTTAGCTTCGTACTTCCAACATTTCAGGGAATATGCAAATGATTTTGTCTAACGGAACAAGTAACATAAgaaacaatattattcatgATTGCCAAAATGGCCATGACTGAAAATCAAATATAACTCTTTGTTCAAACATTCGCCACAAATTGAAACCAAAATCGCTCTATTTTCCCCGAGTTCTAGTTTGCAATCGGAATTTTCGCTGACTTGCTCCTTCAATCTCAGTCTTTTGTTATTCTACCCaaggataaaaagtaaaagaaactGGGGATTGAATCGAATGATGAACACACGCATGTACACCActttatacaaatttattattattattattattattattattcttaacACATTCTTAATTTTGATGTATGCAAATcgaggaaatagaaaaaaaagaagaaaaaaaaaaagaaataacacTACGCTTAAAAGGAATTATACGTTTTACAAAGCTAATATATCTAATATCCACGTTTTAAGTTCAAGACACAGATTGCGCATCCGAAGGGACAAATAATGGTTGCCTGACAACGAGAGTTATAcaattacttgaattttattctccATTCATTAATCCTTGTATTATCAATCATCaatcattaattatttttatttatcattaattagcaattatcaataaaaatcGTTACATAATAGTTGAGgtgctactgctgctgctgctgctgctttgatgttattccttttttttttttcatttttcatttttctcaccgCTAATGTACTGCTGCTCCTCTTGCTTACCGTATCAAACAAACAGAGTGCAGTGAGGCattgttatacatacataatgattcgtatatttataatcaattattattattgttattattattattacaatatatgtatataacatacCAAAACCCCCTACTACGTGTTCAGCTcgagggaaagaaagaacgaaataaacgaagaaaagaagaaaggagaagagaaagaacaaAGCATTGCAGGCGTGAAGAGAGGTTTAGCGAAGCTGCAAGGGttagggtgaaaaaatttatacgtgtgaaattattttcatttcagcatttgagaataataatatacttatTGATTTTCCGAACAAGCTTAAAAATAAGCTCGCTCGCCTTCCCTGCCCTTACCCTTTACTCCGAAGACGTAATTTCTCTTATGTCCGATCGCTTCTCATTCGCAACCCTACATCAAAGCGTGGATACGTATAAGCATTGTTTTATTACACGCTCGGCGCAGATTTTAAAATATCTCCGCAGTCTATCTTGTTTCGCGCCACCCTTTCTTAAGACCACACAAGACGCTCTGGATGCACATACATACGCACACGTGACACGATCGGATAGCGCGCAGCTCTTTGACACTTTTCTTTCGTTTGATAATTAACAGTTTCCTTTGTAAATTTCTGCCTCATATTGTCAGTTTTGttcatttctttccttctacttttctttcatctatataaaattgaacatttaaagaaaagttgaaagttaaagattaaaaattaaaattaaaagttataaataacaaaaataaccaCAATCACACGCAAAGCTTATCCCCGTTGCGCAACATCCTCTCTTACCGCGCCGCGATAACGCTCTTGGTGAAATTCATTCTATTGTATATATTAAAAGAACCATCGCACAAGCATATCTGTAACCTTcttaataatgataataatggaataattataaaatatcgatcataatagtagtaataaaatcaaaattattattaataataataataataatgatagtaataatcaCTTTGAAGCATCCGAAAGCGCttacccaaaaaaaaaaaaataaataaataaacaaatatgatTAAACCATCGAAGGAGAGGAACAGATGATATTGGTGATGAAACGGCGGAAACGGATTCAGGATTGGACGTACCTTTAACCGAGTCGCCCGATTCACTTTACAttcgctctctctttctctctttccgtATCCTCTACTCTATCGGACTGACTGcaatacattattattattattattattattattattattattattaccattattcaATATCGTcgttattactgttattattatcatcattaacttatcattattgttattattaggTTTATAATTAAGGTGTGTGTATGTGGTTAGCAAAAAAGCGCCGTACGCACAAAATACAGGCGGTGTAAAATTGATGATTTAGCTGTATGCGATTGTTAGTTACTTTATTTAATGATGGAGTAGACGGATGAAATTCGGAGTATGGATTTTAAGTAAGTGCGCACATGTCTCTCGGCAATGGAGATTTGTATTGCAGAACTTTTCTCTCGTCTCTGCGTTGTGCATTTAAACTTCATTCgtacgcgtatatatatatatatatatatatatatatatatatataatgaaaagCAACAAACAAGCGCCGCTTACACGTGTAAAGTTACGAGTTTCGTGTATAAACCTgtggatattattatttgccaccttatacgtgtataatacgaAGAGGCCGGATGGGGAAAGGGGTTACGGTTAATCAGTCGTGTGTGTCTCATCATATTCTGTCGCAATATTATTGCAGTGATGGTAAATTGATTTCTGTTCTTGTTACTTCTTCTGTTTCagtatacatttatttatttattcatttatacgTGTGTtgttatataggtatgtataaacTTTTGCTGCTTGACATTTGATCCGGATGTGTCGGTGTGTGGAGTATACAAACAAGGGCAAGCTTAACACgatattcatattcatttcatttaattttttctttactctttCCATTTCGGGACTTCGACTCTTCTTCTCCTAACGTTTTCTACAGTAATCACCGAATACCGCAGCAGACGCGGACACGTGTGTGCTTGCGTACGTCAATATTTCTCCAAAATGTAATTACTCGCTAACGCAAATTACTCgcgatgcatttttttttattctacatatttttttttatcatttatttattaaaaactttttttccatcatcatcattattattattattaatattaatattattattttggcTATCAGTTCGTAATGCAGCATCTTTTTTCCtactcatttttcttctttttcttcttcttagattttttttttttcccctttctcGCGCTGTTTTTCTCGCTGTTTGTTCGTCACATCAAGAGGCAGACTGGGCAGCAGTCTCGTGGCGGACCATACGGCTTTTGGCGCATCTCATTCACTGTCATTAAAATAATCGACcgtatcattattattaatattagaTATTTTGTTGGGGTCCCAGAGGTTACTGAAAcataaaaccaaaaaaaaaacacatacaACAAATTTTCTCATACGTTTCATCGGTGTTTTTTTctgcgtttttctttttccttgtAATATCTTACAATGCAACATACGTATAAAActgaagaaagaaattatgCATTGCGTGAATTTATTTAGCGAGTTTATCCGACGACTATAAGTAAGTTTaagaaattgatttgtatCATTGTCGTGTGCGTTCTTTTAGTTTATAACTGTTGGAACTAAAATCTAACacaatttatatttcttttcgttattGCATTAAGTATAAAGTGCATCGCGTAAATCTAAAGTGTCTCGCGTCACTGCTGATTTGACAGAAATTGCAGAACTAGATCCGTATAGAGCGAACAGCTGACGCCAGTCGTCAGGTTCCGGTTTCTGGAATTTAATAACCGACCAAAGTGTTATAAAGACGTCTATTTCATGTGAGGGACGTTACAGACAAATTCAAGCAACCCTCGCAGGGCgcttgaatatttaattttaaatgttgcttttcatttttcagtcaACATAGAAACCGCACGTATTAAATCgatgtgatgaaaatattccGGTGGAcagaaataatcgattttcacATCTGTACAAAAAGGAAAATTCGGTTttacaattcaaattttcgaatgctTTACGCCCCGACTGTGAGTTTATAATATACTTTATAACTTGAGTCATCAACTACTGCAGTTTATTAATTactttgatgaaaaatgtttgccaTTTCTTCCGTTTGATTTCGATAACTGTCAAAAATCACTcgtcgaaaaaaatgttaattagAGCAACGAACCTAATAGCCACAGGACACAAGGTAGTCGCCAAGTTTCTCGACGACTGAGGCAGCTTGTTGCGGCTGGATTGGATCTTCATATAGCGAAACTACAACCGCCTGCGTCGTCTTCATGCAGTGGACACCGACCTTGTTCAATTTCGCCCTGATCACCCGGTCCGTACCGGACAAGTAGATATATCTGTTGCCCGCCAAGGTAACACCCGATGACGTCAAAATGTCTTGTTTGTCAAAGCCCTGAACCAGCCTGAGCAGCTCGTCTTTACTCACCTGGAACACaagaaatttatacacatttaatttcattattcataaCAATTATTCGTTTGTCCGATCAGACTATTTTAAGAATTTACAACCAATTCtttaaattacaaataaatgcGCAATCCatcaattataattaatcACAGCAATCTCATCAGACAGCGCGTATACTTTAGTTTATAGAAACAATAGATTCGTTATcggtattatatattattcgGTATTATAAAAATACTCTCCAGTAAATGAGGGAAATATCtccacgacgacgacgatgatgatgatgataattattattattatttacatgaTATTATAACTGCGATGCCaatgaaaaaagttaacaTTTTCGCAACTACGAATTATTCCGTTAGTCGAAGACTCTGTATGTCCAATAAGTCAGAACACAACCACCGTGCTGAGAAATGAACTTCGATATACGTAACAATTTTGCAAGAATTATATTTGCCTAATTTTATACCTAACTCGTTATTTCTGTGCTGCAACTGCATATTAGTATGCTTGTAATTTGAGTTCGGAAGACATCAAAGGCTATTAAGTAAAATCACGACTCCGGATGTAAGAATCACATATGCAAAAATAGCGCGACCATTCGAATTGAATGCAGACTACCGCGCGCATACGAAAATAACATTTCATCCTTTTACTGATAATGAATTTAGAATTTCTGACATCATACTTTTTATCACCGGAAAATTGTAAACAATCTACAATTGCGCCCAAATTCACCAAAAGTGAACGACATCATTGATACAATTTAAGCACAATAATTACAAACTACAGATTGAAAAATGGCATATGATCAAAGCGATTATCGCGTGGTTCAATATTTGTTTGAACTTGGTTATAACGGTGCTGGCAACTTGTCGGCCGataaatttgcaatatttttcgtacgtTATAGGTATGTGTGTATGCGCACATAATCCAACGAGCCAAACGGAACCACCAACTATCGTAATCTAGTCAAAGCAGTCTGACAAATCAGTCCACAACCGACCGCCGTCCGAGCAGCATCTATACCTATACGTAATAATTTACGCTTGTTATACTATCAGCGTGTATTTCGACCCTGTAAGCCGCTGGCCTTGACTGAAAGACGGTAGACAGGCCGGCATTAATCGATTACtcagaggaagaggaagaggaagaggaagagctGTTTCGAACTGATACGAGGAGGGAACCGTgcgttttgttttcattctcGATTGCCATGAAAAATCTGGCCAGAATTATAATGGTGCGGTAACATCTGTCAAAGGTGCACGATACAACCTATTCCacgtgtatatatgaataCGGCTTATTAATGTCAGCTCGGAACGCTCATCAGCTGTTACATTTAGGTATAGGTCATCCCACCTTCTAATAAGCATACAGAGTATTTTTCTCCCCACTCCCCACACCCGAATCTAACTTCGAATCGCGAGAAGCAGCGAACCGAATATCACAGAGgtcaattttaatttgtaatttttgaataacaGGCCCGATTTAACGTAATTTTCGTCTTTGTCAATTTATCAGGCGAGTGGTTCATCAATGCCATCACCAGGCAACAACATTCAGTCCCAGCGGAAATGATCGCAGGTACCCCTCTATTTGCAACAAAGTTAAGTTCCTTCACTTTTATCAACTGTAAGATTTTCACATATGGTATTAATTTTAGATACAGTCTCTTCTTAATCCGCAACTTGCGCGAAAAATCTTGGGTTATTAAATTGTATTAAAACTTATGATCGACCTAATGTCTCTCATTTCCTCGTCCCGTAAATAGAAAAACATCACAAAGGGAATGTGGATTAATTAACATACGAATTAAAATACGTGAGCGAATAGgtgtttgaaacaaaaaaagggataagaaaaaagaatttcagaCCAATTGTCTCTTTCGATTCATATTTCtgatttgtcattttttttttttttcatctgacATCAGGAATCTCGCAACTTACTTTCCGTCATGTATAACATGACGGTGTGGGGCGCGCGCGggtgaataatttatcactTTCAAAGAACCGTTGTTACTTTCTCGTTAGTAGGTATAAGGTGACGTCAGTCACGAATACCCAAAAGGCATACCTGAACAGCTAATTTGTACACATTTTTCCAAGTGATCTCACTGTCAGAGTCGTTAGGCGCGTAGCGTCACACGCACATTACAGACCAAAATATGCAATGACTGTTAGGATGTATCGTTCGTCACTCAGCCTCGGCGATTTCTACGCCTTCATACGTACGTCATACGTTCCTTGTCCTCTCATCCACCGCTTATACTCTTATCTTCAATATGATGTCAGTCGCtgagttttttctttcgcgtTTACGATGCCGATTGGATTCGGTTCCATCTTTTTATCCTGTTTCGTACAACTCATGGAAACCACTTCTATTAATGCATGCAGGATACATACATTGCAAAGATTACCATCGATTTTATAGAAGCATTCGCGTTCAATGCGGATGGAGTAGTAAAAGAACTTCAAAAATATAATGCAATCTTTTCAATCATCTGATTAACAGACAATTATGTAGAAATAATCATGAACGTGCCTCGCAGAACGTATCGAACAAACACATACTCAGTTTAATGGACGCGGATTTCGCAGATAAAAAAGTGTGCgctaaattattttctcttatcATCAAACAGATACGGCGAAAGTATGTAATCTTAATTCCTCAATGTTGTTACTATTCGCTGAAAGAGGAAAACCGCCCAGGTCCCTATCCTTCCgcgatttttcaacattgataGCTTTTTGTCCTCTCCATGTGATTTGGCAAAGACAAAAGCAAGTACGTTAATATACTTcacatataaaataattataattatgcgcatgctgttcaatttttttaatattatttcttaCTTTTTGCGCATGACACCAAAATGTGACATACCTGTACACGTAATCGCCttagttttaaatttatccCAGTCTCAGCTTTGTACAATAGTTCGTTTTCTGATATACGGTTCAAGGACAGTTAGTCAAACGATCTCATTGTTCGCGCAGTCTGAGATTGCACCTGTACAGTAggtaatatatacatacatataggtacgtataccGCGCAAGAGTGATAAATGAtcgataagaaaaattgtttcactgcagagaataatgataatttccTACTTGTTTATCGTAACGGTCAACGGCAGATCTAGAATGCCggtagttaaaaaaaattaagagtgTCTACACGAAATGTTTGTTGCTTTAATGCCTTGGAAACAGATGCGCCCATTTTCCACATAATTTTTCCCGAACTACACGTTCAAGGTTGGATAATAAATTGAGTGTCTGTAACTGAAAAGGGGAATTTTCCGGTAGCATACAATTTTGATTTCGAGTAAAGTCTTCGCGATACGGAAGATACTTGGAAAGTGATAATACGAGGACCGGGGTAACTGGGTAAGCTGCCTGGAAAATGAGTCACCCGAGCGACGAGTGGTGTGCAGTCGTGACCGTGTTGTATGAATCACACAGTCAGTCGCCCTAATCTCTTGTCTGGCATCCCGCTCACTAGCTCCGGGAGCCTAGCCAACCGACTACAGAGCCGTCGAGCCAACCGGCCGGCCGGTGCTCAAGGCGCCCCCCGACTGTCGCCATGCGGGAAATCGGGAGTCGACGTTATCCTGCGACCTGGGTGGATGCatgtttgaaaaagaaagagaaacaaaagGTAAAAAGACATGAAAGGGAATGACTTTGGCTGCCGCAAGGGTGGCAgattttttcgttgaaataaaacgtggaataaaaagagagaaaaataccAACCCAAGGTTTATTTCGAATCTTGTCTTCTCGATCACGTATGCAATTCACATGGCCATGCAGCATCATcatggtgaaaaataatccacGTGCCGTGCACAGGCGTTCGCTTTACCACGGTGATTTGATTATTTAACATGTTTGGAAGTAATTATAACAGTAGTGAATCGAAGAACGATCGATCTAAGGAATTTTCCGGTATACAAAGAACTACGCGTTACAGAACACGTACACCAGGTATGGATTACCAGAAATTGGAAgtttttaatgaataaatattcctTTTGATTAATaacgtttgaaaatgaaacgaaaaaatggaATGATTATTAACGTCGATCGATTGCTGAAACGGCTTTACGTATAAACGATAATTCGCGCTTTCGCCCGTGCACAAATCCCACGTAGCCGGCGGTCGCCATTTTGACATTCGGTTACGGGAAAGTGCAGCAGCAGTCGGCTGACTCTGAGGACGATTCGGCCGAGGAACACGACTTGGGCTTTCACTTAAAAGCGTTCGGTTAACGGTCGATTAGGAAACTGAGATGTAGAGGATAGGCACGGATAACTATCTGGCGAAATCGTAACCTCAGGCAACATCGTTACTAACAAAAGTATAAATTGGTAGAACCGAGTCCACACCCTTTGTTCCGATGTATCGAGGATAACTTGAAAATACCTGAGTAAGTCGTGGATCGTTTCATTTCTCTTTCGCACGCGGTTAAAGGCGCGACGGATCGATTATGACTACTTCATCAAGAATGTaggaataatttgaataaaactgtcTGCCTTCGGGATAGCCGGGATGggattgaatgaaaatcaattgGAAACGTCGAGAAGGAACGGGATTTTTTATTCCTGATCATTTTAGTCCTGTTGTACGGACTAACCCCAAAGGATATAAGACGCAGATGTACCAGCGGCGGCAGTAAATATTAGCGTGTGTTATTAGAGTATAGTAAAAAGTCGTGTACACGCACGCAGGCTATGATCATGCAGCGGTtgtggagagagagagaaggaaagagggagataaaagagtgaaaaaaaaacgagagagagcgagagagagacaaCGAGCGGTAACGATGTGATGGATTAATTTTGTACTCACTTCAAAACCTTCCGATTTCGCCCATAGATTTCCATCGTGTCCAGCTATAGCTGCTTTCGTAACACATCTCGAAGCGAGCAATTGCTTGTCAACGTAATCCTGCCAGCTCATTTTTGAACACAACGGGGGGAAAGAAAACTATTCGCTACGTCACTAGAGAGACACAACCCGTCACTGACTCAAACTCAACTTCGACTACTCTGTCGTTGGCTGGTGCGGTACAGACCTTGCAGTCGGACTACGGCCTCCCCTAGCTTTGTCGCGATACGCGGCTTTCTGACTCACACTTTACTCGGATGCGCGCACACACGCACGTTCACGCCCTTGTCCCCCAGCGGCGTACTTTTTACATCTGTATTCATACGCGGCCGCAGCACAATGCCGCCGGCTCGTTTCACCCTCGATTTTTGCCCGTACAATTCGGGATTTGCTGACACGGGGGTTGGATTATCGTATCGATGTAT
This is a stretch of genomic DNA from Neodiprion fabricii isolate iyNeoFabr1 chromosome 2, iyNeoFabr1.1, whole genome shotgun sequence. It encodes these proteins:
- the LOC124175213 gene encoding profilin, whose translation is MSWQDYVDKQLLASRCVTKAAIAGHDGNLWAKSEGFEVSKDELLRLVQGFDKQDILTSSGVTLAGNRYIYLSGTDRVIRAKLNKVGVHCMKTTQAVVVSLYEDPIQPQQAASVVEKLGDYLVSCGY